From the Bdellovibrio reynosensis genome, one window contains:
- the adeD gene encoding adenine deaminase: protein MAALGNKKTQKISSLELPQRLAQARGDAELDLLITNVQLLDVITGEIYPTAIAVGGQYIVGVGLEYLDSPAKRMIDGEGAFVTPGFIDGHLHIESSMMSPFEFEKATLPLGTTTAICDPHEITNVLGAKGFSWFLRSAELMEQNLFVQMSSCVPALPGFETTGSDFTLDEMKSFKDHPSVLGLAEMMNFPGVIYADKNVLAKVEAFDDLNLDGHAPLLRGKQLNAYLLAGIQNCHETVTLDEGKEKLQKGMGLIIREGSVAKNLKTLAPLVNDFSSAQCLLCTDDRNPFEISHEGHINFLIKELINKHSVPVHVAYRLATYSAAKHFGLKRLGLVAPGKKADIVLLKNLEQVAIKDVLIGGKFVSELKLENHIQEKLTKSQPPLENTMKRKPLVSTDLQYDLKKGSYNVIEIVPNEIITKHLLVGFDGQNFSETDVLFMANIERYGKNLPAGLGLVKGLGLQSGAIASSVAHDSHNLMVIGTNAADMAFAANTLIECGGGFVVVDQGKIQALVKLPIAGLLSLDSAEEIKSGIEKLKVAFRAQGVVLDEPFIQMAFLALPVIPTLKLTDRGLVDVSKFQFISLFQEA from the coding sequence ATGGCAGCCCTGGGCAATAAAAAGACTCAAAAAATTTCTTCTTTGGAACTTCCACAACGTTTAGCCCAAGCCCGTGGCGATGCCGAGTTAGATCTTCTGATCACAAATGTTCAGTTGCTGGATGTTATCACTGGCGAAATTTACCCGACGGCGATTGCGGTTGGTGGCCAATACATTGTCGGTGTTGGGTTAGAATATCTAGACAGCCCAGCAAAAAGAATGATCGATGGTGAAGGTGCTTTCGTAACGCCTGGATTTATCGACGGCCACCTGCACATTGAGTCATCTATGATGTCGCCATTTGAATTTGAAAAAGCGACTTTGCCATTAGGAACAACCACAGCGATTTGTGATCCCCATGAAATCACGAACGTGCTTGGCGCTAAAGGATTTTCCTGGTTTCTGCGTTCGGCTGAACTGATGGAACAAAACCTTTTTGTTCAGATGTCTTCGTGTGTTCCAGCTTTGCCTGGTTTTGAAACCACCGGCAGTGATTTTACTTTAGACGAGATGAAATCATTTAAAGATCATCCTTCTGTTTTAGGCTTAGCCGAAATGATGAACTTCCCAGGTGTCATCTACGCTGACAAAAATGTTTTAGCTAAAGTGGAAGCCTTTGATGATTTAAACCTTGATGGGCATGCTCCCCTTTTGCGCGGCAAACAGCTTAATGCTTATCTGCTAGCCGGGATACAGAACTGCCATGAAACTGTGACCTTGGATGAAGGAAAAGAAAAACTTCAAAAAGGCATGGGGCTTATTATTCGCGAGGGCAGCGTTGCGAAGAATTTAAAAACTCTGGCTCCGCTTGTGAATGATTTTTCTTCAGCTCAATGCCTATTGTGCACTGATGATCGTAATCCCTTTGAAATTTCCCATGAAGGTCACATTAACTTTCTGATCAAAGAACTTATAAACAAGCACAGTGTCCCCGTGCACGTGGCTTACCGACTTGCCACTTACTCTGCAGCGAAACACTTTGGTTTGAAACGCTTGGGTTTGGTCGCCCCTGGAAAAAAAGCAGACATCGTGTTGCTTAAAAATCTTGAGCAGGTCGCAATCAAAGATGTTCTTATTGGTGGGAAGTTTGTTTCTGAATTGAAGTTAGAAAACCATATTCAGGAAAAACTAACAAAATCCCAGCCGCCTTTAGAAAACACCATGAAACGAAAACCGCTGGTATCGACAGATCTGCAATACGATCTGAAAAAAGGAAGCTACAACGTCATTGAAATCGTTCCTAATGAGATTATCACAAAGCATTTGTTAGTGGGCTTTGATGGACAGAATTTTTCAGAAACTGATGTGCTATTCATGGCCAACATTGAACGCTACGGAAAAAATCTGCCGGCGGGCTTAGGATTGGTTAAAGGTTTGGGCCTTCAATCAGGGGCGATTGCAAGTTCCGTAGCCCATGATTCCCACAACTTGATGGTGATCGGTACCAATGCTGCTGATATGGCCTTTGCCGCTAATACTTTGATTGAATGTGGTGGTGGTTTTGTTGTCGTTGATCAGGGAAAAATCCAAGCCCTTGTCAAACTACCGATCGCAGGACTTTTAAGCTTAGACAGTGCTGAAGAAATCAAATCAGGCATTGAAAAGCTAAAGGTGGCATTCCGTGCTCAAGGCGTTGTTTTGGATGAACCATTTATTCAAATGGCATTCTTAGCATTACCCGTCATTCCGACCTTGAAGCTGACTGATCGTGGATTGGTGGACGTAAGCAAGTTTCAGTTCATTTCGCTTTTTCAAGAAGCTTAA
- the xdhB gene encoding xanthine dehydrogenase molybdopterin binding subunit, which produces MSVGKNIPHDSSRGHVTGGSVFIDDRGLTQKEVFVLPIGVPAAAGTLMAIDASKALECPGVLAAFTAKDFHHNHWGTIIPEQPILVQDKIGYYDEPAVILVGTSMDALFRAKPFVKMEIEKAPAILSIDEAIAKNSFIYKANAFRVGDADSALSQAKHKLSGAFECGGQEHFYMESQACVVYPMEDGQVEVHSSSQHPSETQHVVAEALGLHLHEVVCVVKRMGGGFGGKESQAAPFAAMAALVAQKMQRPARLCLTKDDDMVMTGKRHPFKNFYEVGFDDDGRILALKAQLYADGGAYADLSSSILDRAMFHIDGAYYLANAHIEGFACRTNFHSNTAFRGFGGPQGTMTIESIIEDIAAYLKKDAYEIRQLNCYGKEKNNVTHYGQKLDHNPLPELFARLKNDSAYDSRRKEIDQFNLNHQSTGKLKGLSVTATKFGIAFTARFLNQGNALVNVHKDGTVQVSTGATEMGQGINTKIQQIVAHAFGINPQDVKVMATSTEKNHNTSPTAASSGSDINGAAALKACVELQYRIAWLFHHIIMGTTMNDIAECPPLEKDKLKLEEYLFENGQVTHLPSKKSLPFADLVKRAYLNRMSLGEYAHFKTEGLGFDKARSMGTPFNYFTNGVALSEVQIDIWTGEYKVLRTDILMDLGRPLNPGIDKGQVTGAFVQGMGWVTSEKLYYNKDGRLLSHSPTTYKIPNVQDTPRVFNVEFIENHENTQNVHRSKAVGEPPFLLGISVWTALKDALRYKAPNTVDIKSPATPEEVLMELSSYE; this is translated from the coding sequence ATGTCGGTCGGTAAGAATATTCCCCACGATTCTTCCCGCGGTCATGTGACCGGGGGAAGCGTTTTTATTGACGACCGTGGTCTGACGCAAAAAGAAGTTTTCGTTTTGCCAATTGGTGTTCCTGCAGCTGCCGGAACTTTGATGGCCATTGATGCTAGCAAAGCCTTAGAATGCCCCGGCGTTCTTGCCGCTTTCACCGCTAAGGATTTCCACCACAACCACTGGGGAACGATCATCCCTGAGCAACCTATTTTGGTTCAAGATAAGATTGGTTATTACGATGAGCCCGCAGTGATTCTAGTGGGCACCTCGATGGATGCTTTGTTTCGTGCAAAGCCCTTCGTAAAAATGGAGATTGAAAAAGCTCCGGCAATCCTAAGCATTGATGAAGCCATTGCAAAAAATAGTTTTATTTATAAAGCTAACGCCTTCCGCGTCGGGGATGCTGATTCTGCGTTAAGCCAAGCTAAGCATAAACTTTCTGGTGCCTTTGAATGTGGGGGCCAAGAACACTTCTATATGGAATCGCAAGCTTGTGTCGTTTACCCGATGGAAGACGGCCAAGTTGAGGTTCACTCGAGCTCTCAACATCCTAGCGAAACCCAACACGTCGTAGCCGAAGCTTTAGGTCTGCACCTGCATGAAGTTGTGTGCGTGGTAAAAAGAATGGGCGGAGGTTTTGGTGGTAAAGAAAGTCAGGCGGCACCTTTTGCTGCTATGGCTGCTTTGGTTGCCCAAAAAATGCAACGCCCTGCTCGCTTGTGTTTAACTAAAGATGACGACATGGTGATGACTGGGAAACGGCATCCCTTTAAAAACTTCTATGAAGTCGGCTTTGATGACGACGGTCGTATCTTAGCTTTAAAAGCACAACTTTATGCCGATGGTGGAGCTTACGCCGATCTTTCAAGTTCGATTCTAGATCGAGCGATGTTTCATATTGACGGCGCTTACTATTTGGCAAATGCCCATATTGAGGGTTTTGCCTGCCGTACGAACTTTCATTCAAATACGGCCTTCCGTGGTTTTGGTGGCCCCCAGGGAACCATGACTATTGAAAGCATTATCGAGGATATCGCGGCTTATCTTAAAAAAGATGCCTACGAAATCCGCCAGTTGAACTGTTATGGCAAAGAAAAAAACAACGTGACCCACTATGGTCAGAAATTAGATCACAATCCGTTGCCGGAACTTTTTGCGCGTTTAAAAAATGATTCTGCTTATGACAGTCGTCGCAAAGAAATTGATCAGTTCAATTTAAATCATCAATCCACTGGGAAACTAAAAGGTCTTTCTGTCACCGCTACCAAATTTGGTATTGCCTTTACGGCCCGCTTTTTAAATCAAGGTAACGCCTTGGTGAATGTTCATAAAGACGGAACCGTACAAGTTTCAACGGGCGCTACTGAAATGGGTCAAGGGATCAACACCAAGATTCAACAGATTGTTGCCCACGCGTTTGGCATTAACCCGCAAGACGTTAAAGTGATGGCGACTTCAACAGAAAAAAACCATAACACCTCACCAACGGCAGCTTCAAGTGGTAGTGATATCAACGGAGCCGCGGCTTTAAAAGCTTGCGTGGAGCTTCAATACCGTATCGCCTGGTTGTTCCATCACATCATTATGGGTACGACGATGAACGATATCGCCGAATGCCCGCCGCTAGAAAAAGATAAATTAAAATTAGAAGAGTATCTTTTTGAAAACGGCCAAGTGACCCATTTGCCATCTAAAAAATCTTTGCCTTTTGCAGACCTAGTGAAGCGCGCCTACCTAAATCGTATGTCTTTAGGTGAATACGCCCACTTTAAAACCGAGGGCCTGGGTTTTGATAAAGCCCGCAGCATGGGAACTCCATTTAATTACTTCACCAATGGTGTGGCTTTAAGCGAAGTGCAAATTGATATCTGGACTGGCGAATACAAAGTTCTAAGAACAGATATTCTTATGGATCTTGGACGACCCTTAAATCCTGGCATCGATAAGGGCCAAGTGACTGGCGCCTTCGTTCAAGGTATGGGCTGGGTGACGTCTGAAAAACTTTATTACAATAAAGACGGTCGTTTACTAAGCCATTCACCGACCACTTATAAAATCCCGAATGTTCAAGATACGCCAAGGGTGTTCAATGTCGAATTTATTGAAAACCACGAAAACACCCAAAACGTTCATCGCAGCAAAGCTGTGGGTGAACCACCCTTCTTATTAGGGATTAGCGTATGGACGGCGTTAAAAGATGCCCTTCGTTATAAAGCACCTAACACTGTAGATATCAAATCACCCGCAACACCCGAAGAAGTTCTTATGGAGCTTTCAAGTTATGAGTAA
- a CDS encoding HTTM domain-containing protein, whose product MKLKTITKSVNDFFFLPQPIHSVALLRIGLGIILLLNWFSIWKHLEFFWGVDAIVSLETAVKMGNPLRFNIFELLPNDPKIVALIAVIHLVGIVGMTLGLYTRTSIVLAFFTLVSFHSRNHFILNSADVVMRNFLFLLFFSPSGEIFSVDAWLNRKKEKSLECSPWALRLMQIQFSIIYISTVMFKMKGNLWADGTAIYIATRLDEFVRVPLSILNSILVIKLLTWSTLVVEFALGTLIWIKELRYWVLLAGLGLHLGIEITMHIPLFEWIMIVTMIVMVDSRDIQKVIEAARIYRMKWNRPAQA is encoded by the coding sequence ATGAAGCTAAAAACAATTACTAAATCAGTTAATGATTTCTTTTTTCTGCCGCAACCGATTCATTCGGTCGCACTTTTGCGTATCGGCCTTGGCATTATTCTTTTACTGAATTGGTTTTCGATCTGGAAGCACCTGGAATTCTTCTGGGGTGTCGATGCCATTGTTTCCTTAGAAACTGCCGTCAAGATGGGGAACCCGTTACGTTTCAATATATTTGAGTTGCTGCCAAATGACCCTAAGATTGTGGCATTGATTGCAGTGATTCACTTAGTGGGCATTGTGGGGATGACTTTAGGTCTATACACCCGAACTTCGATTGTGCTGGCGTTTTTCACCCTGGTTTCTTTCCATAGTCGTAACCACTTTATTTTAAACAGTGCGGACGTGGTGATGAGAAACTTTCTATTCTTGCTGTTTTTTAGCCCCAGTGGAGAGATCTTTTCCGTTGATGCGTGGTTAAACCGCAAGAAAGAAAAGTCGTTAGAGTGTAGTCCATGGGCTTTACGCCTTATGCAGATCCAGTTTTCCATCATTTATATTTCGACTGTGATGTTCAAGATGAAGGGAAATTTGTGGGCTGATGGTACGGCCATTTACATTGCGACTCGCTTGGACGAGTTTGTCAGAGTTCCGCTAAGTATTCTTAATAGTATACTGGTGATTAAGCTTCTTACTTGGTCAACCCTGGTAGTGGAGTTTGCTTTAGGGACGCTTATTTGGATCAAAGAGCTTCGCTATTGGGTTCTATTAGCCGGCCTGGGGCTTCATCTAGGGATTGAAATTACGATGCATATTCCGCTGTTTGAGTGGATCATGATCGTGACAATGATTGTTATGGTGGATTCACGAGATATTCAAAAAGTCATAGAGGCAGCGAGAATTTATCGCATGAAATGGAATCGACCTGCTCAGGCTTAA
- a CDS encoding DUF4383 domain-containing protein — protein MELEREPRRKPTIPPQAQRPEPSISRAYKPAASTQVAAPTKKSYAQEVCVVLGASSVVIGLIGFVADNFLGAHLSYTHNVIHVVSGAAAMWFGFDSLANARRFSVIFGAIYGALGLLGFIIGTSGIPSHGAIHPDRFLWKPAPEVLEFGTSDHILHLLIAGAFLIGAMVSFKRRIPKT, from the coding sequence ATGGAACTTGAAAGAGAACCCAGAAGAAAACCGACTATTCCTCCCCAAGCTCAACGCCCTGAACCTTCGATATCCCGCGCTTACAAACCTGCTGCTTCCACTCAGGTGGCAGCACCAACGAAAAAATCCTATGCTCAGGAAGTCTGCGTGGTCCTTGGAGCTTCTTCTGTGGTGATAGGTTTAATTGGTTTTGTGGCTGATAACTTTTTAGGCGCGCACTTAAGCTACACCCACAATGTGATTCACGTTGTATCAGGGGCTGCGGCGATGTGGTTTGGCTTTGATAGCTTAGCTAATGCTCGCCGTTTCAGTGTTATTTTCGGTGCGATCTATGGTGCTTTAGGCCTTTTAGGTTTTATTATTGGAACTTCCGGAATTCCTAGTCATGGCGCCATCCACCCAGATCGCTTTCTTTGGAAGCCAGCGCCAGAGGTGCTTGAGTTCGGCACTTCAGATCACATTCTGCATTTACTTATTGCCGGGGCATTTTTGATTGGAGCCATGGTTAGCTTTAAACGACGCATCCCGAAGACATAA
- a CDS encoding HTTM domain-containing protein: MKLTTLIKYIDDFLFKPTPVHNVAFLRIGFGILLLFNWFMIFADMDTFFGPNGLISLSTAQQYGNQLRFSLFDYLPHTEKVTTTLAIINLIAVVGMTIGFWTKTSIAVAFITLISFHHRNGFILNSADSVLRVFLFLMFFTHCADMFSVDRWMKLQKGKAALVPEEKSPWALRMIQIQFCIIYIATVMFKLKGERWIDGSAIYVATRLDDFVRFEFPLLNNLILVKWMTWGTLAVEIALGTLVWIKELRYWVLLAGIGLHLGIEYTMAIPVFEWAMIVLMISMVDPHDLKKVWESFKDKQLQRLSRKQVTV; the protein is encoded by the coding sequence ATGAAGCTAACAACTCTAATTAAATACATTGATGATTTTTTATTTAAGCCAACCCCCGTGCACAACGTTGCTTTCTTAAGAATTGGGTTCGGGATTTTACTTTTATTTAATTGGTTCATGATCTTTGCCGATATGGATACCTTCTTCGGTCCCAATGGATTGATCTCATTATCCACGGCTCAGCAGTACGGAAATCAACTGCGCTTCTCGCTATTTGATTATTTACCCCATACTGAAAAGGTCACTACTACACTGGCTATTATAAATCTAATTGCGGTCGTAGGTATGACTATTGGCTTTTGGACAAAGACATCTATCGCCGTGGCATTTATCACGTTGATTTCGTTCCACCACCGTAATGGCTTTATCCTTAATAGTGCCGATTCAGTCCTGCGTGTATTTTTGTTTCTTATGTTTTTCACTCATTGCGCTGATATGTTTTCAGTGGATCGATGGATGAAACTTCAAAAAGGCAAAGCTGCGCTTGTGCCAGAAGAAAAAAGTCCTTGGGCATTACGCATGATTCAAATCCAGTTCTGCATCATTTATATTGCTACGGTGATGTTTAAGCTGAAAGGTGAACGGTGGATTGATGGATCTGCAATCTATGTAGCGACCCGCCTTGATGATTTTGTTCGCTTCGAGTTTCCCCTGTTGAATAACTTAATATTAGTAAAATGGATGACCTGGGGAACATTGGCCGTTGAGATTGCCCTGGGAACCTTGGTTTGGATCAAGGAACTTCGCTATTGGGTTTTACTAGCCGGGATTGGACTGCACTTAGGCATCGAATACACGATGGCCATTCCAGTTTTTGAATGGGCGATGATCGTCTTAATGATCAGCATGGTAGATCCCCACGATTTAAAGAAAGTCTGGGAGTCATTTAAAGACAAACAACTGCAAAGACTTTCCCGCAAGCAAGTGACTGTTTAA
- the xdhC gene encoding xanthine dehydrogenase accessory protein XdhC produces MSKGNFEDFLSAITQLKSGSKNFVVVTLVKQIGSSPQDVGARAIVTDTGLVYGTVGGGKVENRAIQEAQKMLQEKRHHELVDWNLQKDIGMTCGGVVSFFFELFEVDHPFHVAVFGAGHIAQEFVPLLLKLDCRISCFDSRQEWLEKMPSSYKLKTMCTEDMAGQVSKLPNNTYVTVMTMGHGTDLPILTETMKQRHRFSYVGNIGSDQKHVRLKNDLRSAGLSDETIAQFHCPMGESFGSNSPVEIAFSIIAQLLRTKDEISAKTE; encoded by the coding sequence ATGAGTAAAGGCAACTTTGAAGATTTCTTATCCGCGATCACTCAACTGAAATCCGGCAGCAAAAATTTTGTTGTCGTGACTTTGGTTAAACAAATTGGTTCTTCCCCGCAGGATGTAGGGGCACGGGCGATTGTCACTGACACAGGCCTTGTCTATGGAACTGTCGGGGGTGGCAAGGTAGAAAATCGCGCCATTCAAGAAGCACAAAAAATGCTGCAAGAAAAAAGACATCACGAGCTGGTCGACTGGAATCTGCAAAAAGATATCGGCATGACCTGCGGTGGGGTTGTCAGTTTCTTTTTTGAACTTTTTGAAGTCGATCATCCCTTTCATGTAGCTGTATTTGGTGCTGGCCACATCGCCCAGGAATTCGTTCCGCTCTTGTTAAAACTTGATTGTCGCATTTCTTGTTTTGATTCACGCCAGGAATGGTTAGAAAAAATGCCTAGCTCTTACAAGCTTAAGACCATGTGTACTGAAGACATGGCGGGGCAAGTAAGCAAACTTCCAAACAACACTTATGTCACAGTCATGACAATGGGGCACGGGACGGACCTGCCAATTTTAACTGAAACTATGAAGCAGCGTCATCGCTTTAGCTATGTCGGCAATATCGGCAGCGATCAGAAACATGTGCGCTTAAAAAATGATTTACGAAGTGCAGGTCTAAGTGATGAAACCATTGCGCAATTTCATTGTCCGATGGGGGAAAGCTTTGGCAGCAATTCACCCGTAGAAATTGCATTTAGCATCATTGCACAGCTTTTAAGAACAAAAGACGAAATTTCTGCTAAGACCGAGTAA
- a CDS encoding acyl-CoA dehydrogenase family protein — translation MKNFYQEGPVLTNTFRSDETLQKVLKKLLPEEAQKTALSHLDHLGERAVTDMLIWAQEAEANPPRHIPFDPWGRRIDEIATSNGWKELEKVAAEEGIVATAYDRKLGAFSRVYQMSLLYLYSPSSAIFSCPLAMTDGAARALELYAPDDLKARALPHLLSRKSGQFWTAGQWMTERTGGSDVSGTSTDAHPFTGSSPFGATHALHGTKWFTSATTSQMALTLARPDGAPAGSRGLSLFYLELRNDQQQLNNIQIHRLKDKLGTKALPTAELSLQGTPARMIGGEGEGIKRIASVLNITRIYNSICAVGHMRRALDLATDYSKKRKAFGKILMDHPLHRVTLAELEEDFRRSFTFCMYVSHLLGKEEVGEISASQKILLRALTPILKLYTAKKAIQISSEVVEMFGGAGYVEDTGLPRLLRDAQVFSIWEGTTNVLSLDMLRAFEKEQALPVLMEYFKTCKSMKDNNPAFVEKFTNLQNILSKLSKGTPEDWETHARKLAFAVADLISENLMYEYAI, via the coding sequence ATGAAAAACTTTTATCAAGAGGGCCCCGTCCTCACGAACACTTTCCGCTCTGATGAAACACTTCAAAAAGTTTTAAAAAAACTTTTACCTGAAGAGGCGCAAAAAACTGCACTTTCCCATCTTGACCATCTCGGCGAAAGAGCAGTGACGGACATGCTCATTTGGGCCCAAGAGGCAGAGGCAAATCCTCCTCGCCATATTCCCTTTGATCCTTGGGGCCGTCGCATTGACGAAATCGCCACTTCGAATGGTTGGAAAGAACTTGAAAAAGTAGCAGCAGAAGAAGGTATCGTAGCTACGGCCTATGATCGTAAGCTAGGGGCCTTTTCCCGCGTTTATCAAATGTCTTTGCTGTATTTATATTCCCCAAGCTCAGCGATCTTTTCTTGCCCGTTAGCGATGACCGATGGTGCAGCAAGAGCCTTAGAACTTTATGCGCCAGATGATTTAAAAGCCCGCGCCCTTCCCCACCTACTTTCCCGTAAATCCGGTCAGTTTTGGACCGCAGGACAATGGATGACGGAAAGAACTGGCGGATCAGACGTCAGCGGCACTTCGACCGATGCTCATCCATTCACGGGAAGCAGCCCATTTGGCGCCACCCATGCCCTTCATGGGACGAAGTGGTTTACATCGGCAACGACATCACAGATGGCGCTGACCTTGGCTAGACCGGATGGTGCACCGGCAGGTTCACGGGGTTTAAGCTTGTTTTACCTTGAACTTCGTAACGACCAACAACAGCTTAACAATATCCAAATTCACCGCCTAAAGGACAAGCTGGGAACAAAAGCCCTTCCAACTGCTGAGCTAAGTTTGCAAGGCACCCCTGCCCGCATGATCGGCGGCGAAGGTGAAGGAATTAAAAGAATCGCGAGCGTTCTAAATATCACTCGCATTTACAATTCAATCTGCGCCGTAGGCCACATGCGCCGAGCACTTGATTTAGCAACCGACTATTCAAAGAAAAGAAAAGCCTTCGGCAAAATCCTAATGGATCACCCTTTACACCGAGTGACTTTGGCAGAACTAGAAGAAGACTTCCGCAGATCTTTTACTTTCTGCATGTACGTATCCCACTTACTAGGGAAAGAAGAAGTCGGCGAGATTTCAGCTTCTCAAAAAATATTGTTAAGAGCACTTACACCGATCCTAAAACTATACACAGCTAAAAAAGCCATCCAAATTTCAAGCGAAGTAGTAGAAATGTTCGGTGGCGCAGGCTATGTCGAAGACACAGGCCTACCAAGATTGCTAAGAGATGCCCAGGTCTTTTCAATCTGGGAAGGAACAACAAACGTTTTATCTTTAGACATGCTAAGAGCTTTCGAAAAAGAACAAGCTCTTCCCGTCTTGATGGAGTATTTCAAAACCTGCAAATCAATGAAGGATAATAATCCGGCATTTGTTGAGAAATTCACTAACCTGCAAAACATATTAAGCAAACTATCAAAGGGAACTCCCGAAGACTGGGAAACCCATGCAAGAAAACTAGCATTCGCAGTAGCCGACCTAATCTCAGAAAACTTAATGTACGAATACGCAATTTAA
- a CDS encoding S1 family peptidase encodes MIRFALILSLGLLVSCAPKTGTQIAIKKSTTGIMGGTMVAEESQIASVIVGIYDTQDNAICTGSIIAENYILTAAHCVQTKPSKLKLVFGLNIDEVMATREPDVLQMYTRTVTHIQIHKNWKPEEQETKETDWGDIAILKFSGALPPGFKAVPMLKDDSIIRRGLSVMVAGYGVSLVHAEPVEARKVKNLEEAMEYGEVICDDDLKNCLQIEMSGDGELRETQAPVGSVQETEFRLDESKGHGTCSGDSGGPAYVKVNGQLFLAGITSRGSILCDTTGVYTNVATYVPWVTEVLKKGL; translated from the coding sequence TTGATCCGTTTTGCTTTGATTTTGAGCCTTGGTTTATTGGTTTCTTGCGCACCTAAAACTGGTACGCAAATCGCAATTAAAAAATCTACGACAGGTATCATGGGTGGCACCATGGTTGCTGAAGAATCTCAGATTGCTTCTGTGATCGTCGGTATCTATGACACTCAAGATAACGCTATCTGCACTGGTTCAATCATCGCAGAAAACTATATTTTAACTGCAGCTCACTGTGTGCAAACCAAGCCATCAAAGTTAAAATTGGTATTCGGTCTTAATATCGACGAAGTTATGGCGACTCGCGAGCCAGACGTTCTTCAAATGTACACGCGTACAGTGACTCACATCCAAATCCACAAAAACTGGAAACCTGAAGAGCAAGAAACTAAAGAAACAGATTGGGGCGATATCGCTATCCTTAAGTTCTCAGGTGCTTTGCCTCCAGGATTTAAGGCAGTTCCAATGTTGAAAGATGACAGCATTATTCGTCGCGGTCTTTCTGTGATGGTGGCTGGTTACGGTGTTTCCCTTGTTCACGCTGAACCAGTTGAAGCTCGCAAAGTTAAAAACCTAGAAGAGGCCATGGAATATGGCGAAGTTATCTGTGACGATGACTTAAAAAATTGTCTGCAAATCGAAATGTCCGGGGACGGAGAGTTAAGAGAAACGCAAGCGCCAGTGGGTTCAGTTCAAGAAACTGAATTCCGCCTTGATGAATCAAAAGGTCATGGCACTTGCTCTGGCGATTCTGGTGGTCCGGCTTACGTGAAAGTAAACGGTCAATTATTCTTGGCCGGTATCACAAGCAGAGGAAGTATCCTTTGCGATACAACGGGTGTTTACACCAACGTTGCAACTTATGTCCCTTGGGTGACAGAAGTTCTTAAAAAAGGACTTTAA